Below is a genomic region from Halostella litorea.
TTCGTGATCTGGGGTCCGGTCGAGGAGTCCGAGGCGTACTGAGCTACACGTCGCCGGCGACGATGTCGGCGACCCGCTCGCGGTCGAACAGTTCCTCCTCGACGCCGTACACCTGCTGGGCGGCGCGCTCGGTGACGACGAGGTTCGTGATCGGCCCCTGGTAGAGCGGGCCGCCGCGGTAGACGTCGCCGTTCTGGACGGCGGTCAGTTGCTTTGCGGTGTCGTTGCTCTCCATGTTGGCGACGAGGGTGTTCCGGAACTCCTCGCGGGTCTGGGCCTCGTGGCCGCGGAACATGATGATCTCGGGGTCGATGTCGAGCAGCGTCTCGTAGTCGACTCTGCCCCGGGTCTCGTGGAAGTCCCGCACGTCGGTCTCGGCGAACGCGTCGCGGACCTGCAGGTCGCGCCACTGCTTGAAGCTCGTCCCCTCGCCGATGAGGTACGGCGAGAACTCGTCGGGGTCGTTGCCGGCCGCCCACATGATCGCGACCGCCGGGCGCTCGCCCTCGGGCGGGACGACGTCGTCGAGGGTCGACTGGAACTCGTCGTGGAGGTCGACGAACGCCTCGTACCGGTCGGTCCGCTGGAACACCTCCGCGAGCTTCCCGAACGCCTCGTACAGCGAGAGGTACGGGT
It encodes:
- a CDS encoding ABC transporter substrate-binding protein, producing MPDGRRTTRRNVLRTTAAAAGVGAVAGCTSYGGSDEETDDGGDGNASNDGDSDDGSSGPYSVTMEPVGTVEFDGVPETWVANNGSWADMGVALGREPPEAVWLPSRYHTQYYDEIPGVSPDKSGMVRLSDDGVDPEKFYEIDADVHVIDPNFLTGRWSDSWSMDDVEEVERVTGGPFFGNSIFSTGYAWHEDYPYLSLYEAFGKLAEVFQRTDRYEAFVDLHDEFQSTLDDVVPPEGERPAVAIMWAAGNDPDEFSPYLIGEGTSFKQWRDLQVRDAFAETDVRDFHETRGRVDYETLLDIDPEIIMFRGHEAQTREEFRNTLVANMESNDTAKQLTAVQNGDVYRGGPLYQGPITNLVVTERAAQQVYGVEEELFDRERVADIVAGDV